The segment GAGGCGCTTCCTCCCGGGAAATTGGGAAAGAGTTGGTGAACTGCAGAAGAGATTTTCATGAAGGCATTTCCAAAAGatgtcaaacaaaaacaaacaaaaagatacAATCAAatgcatacatatatacaaTTATATAAAGCCCATTTTACAAGGGTCTGTGGGGGGCTCTCAAGATACTCGTGCAtgtttataaatatattaactggcatgcacatctgtgtgtaacatattctccaaaacaaaacaagggcATGTGGCAGTCTCCACTTACAAACTAAACTTTTCATCCATTAAATGGATGACAtaatcagtcacacacaggtaTAAATTTTCtctttaccaaaataaaaggcagtgtatatatatatttttttttttaaataacaccAACATGAGATAAGCCCCCTGTAGGTATACTTACCAGATTAGCCTAAAGGCAACAGAAAAGATCAGCCTCGCTGCTATCTACATTCCCCAATTAGAAGATTTAGACTCCATAGAACTGCCAAAGCCAGAGCTAAAGCCACTGCTAGAGGCGGTGTTAGTGCCTGCGGCCCACCCGAGGCTAGCTGAGCTTGGGCTGCTGTAACTGGTGCTGGCAGAGCTATAGGTCTGGTCTCGGGTTGTAGTGGCTGTGCCTGCCGTTGTGGTCAGACCCTGCTGGTTAGCCAGCATGCCCATCATTCCCCaactgctctgcagtgctgcctGGGCAGCAGCCACCATGGCTGGGTTAAGGCCGAGAGCCCCAAAGTTAACCCCTCCACTACCACTGCCTAGCCCACCACGATTACTGCCATAGCCCTGACTGAACCCACCAGCCCCAAACCGCCCTCGATCCATCATTTGCCTACTATTATTGTGTTTGGGCTCGGCATTGGAGATGTGCACGCTGACGCCCTTGATAATCAGGTCCTCTCCACACAGGGCTTGAGCAACCTGAAAAagaagtgaggaggagaaggttaCACCCACCGTCTTCTATTTCAAATACTTCTACATCACACATCTTACTTCATGTTTATACCAGAGCAGATTCTCTGCTTGTCTgtttttgtatctttttttttttttttttttttttttttacaaaagatactgtgtgtctcttttttaCTGTTAGAGTTATTCCATCTATTTGTGCTCAACTTTTACCTGGTCATCAGCAAATGTGACGAATGCAAATGCCCGGAAAGGCTTGGGGATGAAGACATCAGTGACTTCGCCATACTGCATAAAGTACTGCCTCAGGTCATCAGTTGTCATATCCTCTGTACAGCGGCCAACAAAGATTTTACGGCTGCGCATGGGCTCGTCAGGACACACCTGTGAGGACAAAGAAGACATTGATCAATGTGTGTTACATTCATTAAGACATTAAGGGGTTAAGGGTGTATAACATACCTTTGAGTTGGGAAGCTTGCAGTCACACCATCGTCCGTCAATCATGTGTCTCTGAGCGATGACTTTGGTTTGTGTCTCATAGTCTGTAAACCGGACGAACCCAAAACCTTTTGAGTTGCCAGTTTTTGCATCTCTTTTCACCTAGAGAGAATACATGTGAGCAAGCTTAATCAGTAATTCAAAAATATAGGATGTGTaccttttattacatttaatacCAACAACAATCCTCAGACCCAGCAGAAATGTCTCTACCTGCACCATGATGACTTCCCCAAAGGTACTGAAATAATCTTTCAGGTCTTGTTCGGATGTTTTCCACGGGAGCCCAAGAACAATGAGGTCTGATGTCTTCTGAAAGCCCCTTTTAACTTTCACAGCTGAGGCTGCATCAATTTCATCCATCTTCCTTTTGTTGTCTGTAAAGAACAAAGAGATAGCATTGGAAAAACACAGGTTAAATATGAACTACTT is part of the Parambassis ranga chromosome 7, fParRan2.1, whole genome shotgun sequence genome and harbors:
- the tardbpa gene encoding TAR DNA binding protein, like; translated protein: MSELYIRVAEDENEEPMEIPSEDDGTVLLSSVAAQFPGACGLRYRNPESQCMRGVRLVEGVLHAPENDWGSLVYVVNYPKDNKRKMDEIDAASAVKVKRGFQKTSDLIVLGLPWKTSEQDLKDYFSTFGEVIMVQVKRDAKTGNSKGFGFVRFTDYETQTKVIAQRHMIDGRWCDCKLPNSKVCPDEPMRSRKIFVGRCTEDMTTDDLRQYFMQYGEVTDVFIPKPFRAFAFVTFADDQVAQALCGEDLIIKGVSVHISNAEPKHNNSRQMMDRGRFGAGGFSQGYGSNRGGLGSGSGGVNFGALGLNPAMVAAAQAALQSSWGMMGMLANQQGLTTTAGTATTTRDQTYSSASTSYSSPSSASLGWAAGTNTASSSGFSSGFGSSMESKSSNWGM